A genomic region of Eucalyptus grandis isolate ANBG69807.140 chromosome 5, ASM1654582v1, whole genome shotgun sequence contains the following coding sequences:
- the LOC104446831 gene encoding LOW QUALITY PROTEIN: nodulin-26 (The sequence of the model RefSeq protein was modified relative to this genomic sequence to represent the inferred CDS: substituted 1 base at 1 genomic stop codon): MADQTSGSNGDSEVVLEIRDNSRTKQEIKCTMFSFPFVQKLIAEVFGTYFLIFAGCGSVAVNLNNEKVVTLPGISMVWGLAVTVLVYSVGHISGAHFNPAVTIAFATCRRFPWNQVLPYITAQVIGSTLACGTLRLLFTGKLNQFVGTQPAGSDVQAFVFEFIITFYLMFIVSGVGTDNRAIGEFAGLAVGATVLLNVLFAGPITGASMNPARSLGPAIVSHHYDKLWIYIVAPIVGAISGAWVYNLMRFTDKPIREITGSFLRSSAXTSSLFDSTLKDLHHTNSLDDSVSSRRSAPSPGILPSEPESMTRLGFKRATSLAKPLECVVEFWVVLGHCVLVVGLFIG; encoded by the exons ATGGCAGATCAGACCAGTGGGAGCAATGGAGACAGTGAAGTTGTCTTAGAAATAAGAGACAATTCCAGAACCAAGCAAGAGATCAAATGCACTATGttctcttttccctttgttCAAAAG TTGATTGCGGAGGTCTTTGGGACGTACTTCTTGATATTCGCCGGTTGCGGGTCGGTGGCGGTGAACTTGAATAACGAAAAAGTGGTGACGCTTCCAGGGATATCAATGGTGTGGGGGTTGGCGGTGACGGTGTTGGTGTACTCGGTCGGGCACATCTCCGGCGCCCATTTCAACCCGGCTGTCACCATTGCTTTCGCCACCTGCAGGAGGTTTCCATGGAATCAG GTGCTTCCCTATATAACGGCGCAAGTTATTGGATCGACATTGGCGTGCGGGACGCTGCGGTTGCTCTTCACCGGAAAGCTCAATCAATTCGTGGGGACACAACCGGCCGGTTCGGATGTGCAAGCGTTCGTCTTTGAGTTCATCATCACTTTTTACCTCATGTTCATCGTCTCCGGCGTTGGCACGGACAATAGAGCA ATAGGAGAATTCGCCGGTCTTGCTGTCGGTGCAACCGTCTTGCTCAACGTGTTGTTTGCAGG ACCAATAACGGGAGCATCAATGAACCCGGCAAGGAGCTTGGGTCCAGCGATAGTGTCTCACCATTACGACAAGCTGTGGATCTACATCGTGGCACCAATAGTCGGGGCAATTTCCGGGGCCTGGGTCTACAACCTGATGCGGTTCACCGACAAGCCCATCCGAGAAATCACCGGGTCGTTCCTCCGGAGCTCCGCTTGAACCTCCTCTCTCTTTGACTCAACATTGAA GGACTTGCACCACACGAACTCGCTCGATGATTCGGTCTCATCCAGAAGAAGTGCGCCCAGTCCCGGCATTTTGCCTAGTGAGCCAGAGTCGATGACGAGACTGGGGTTCAAGAGAGCTACATCACTTGCAAAACCTCTCGAATGCGTGGTGGAGTTTTGGGTTGTTCTTGGCCATTGTGTTTTGGTTGTGGGTTTGTTTATCGGATAG
- the LOC104444796 gene encoding LOW QUALITY PROTEIN: 60S ribosomal protein L27 (The sequence of the model RefSeq protein was modified relative to this genomic sequence to represent the inferred CDS: inserted 2 bases in 2 codons), which produces MVKFLKPGKAVVVLQGRYAGRKAVIVRNFDDGTRDRPYGHCLVAGIKKYPAKVVKKDSAKKTAKKSRVKAFVKLVNYRHLMPXRYTLDVDLKDAVAVDXLQSKDKKVTAAKEAKKRLEERFKTGKNRWFFTKLRF; this is translated from the exons ATGGTGAAGTTCCTCAAGCCCGGGAAGGCGGTGGTCGTGCTGCAGGGCCGGTACGCCGGCCGGAAGGCCGTCATCGTCCGGAACTTCGACGACGGCACGCGGGACCGCCCCTACGGCCACTGCCTCGTCGCCGGGATCAAGAAGTACCCGGCCAAGGTCGTCAAGAAGGACTCCGCCAAGAAGACGGCCAAGAAGTCGCGGGTCAAGGCGTTCGTGAAGCTCGTCAACTACCGCCACCTGATGC ACCGCTACACCCTCGACGTCGACCTCAAGGACGCCGTCGCCGTCG TCCTCCAGAGCAAGGACAAGAAAGTCACCGCCGCCAAGGAGGCCAAGAAGCGGCTCGAGGAGCGGTTCAAGACCGGCAAGAACCGGTGGTTCTTCACCAAGCTCAGGTTCTGA